A region of the Candidatus Giovannonibacteria bacterium genome:
GCTAACCGTCAGCGCTCCGGTTTTCACCGTCATTGTGTTGCCGCTGATAGCCGAAGTCGGAGAAGGCGTTACGCTGTTCCCCGTCACCAATCCTTTCACGGTCGCCCAGTCGTTGGACGGAGTCGTGGAGGCCTGAATGGTCGCGTTGTTGGCAACGTCGGTGCCGACTTTGCCTTTAAGGGTCAGGGTGTGCGTGCCGGGCTGGAAGGTAACGGTGTCGGTAAAGACAACGGAACCCGTGCCGGCGCTGGAAGTGTTGGCGCTGTCGGCGGCGGTGCCGTCAACAGGGCCGGCCAAAACTGCGCCGTTTTGGTCAACCAAACTGACATTGGTCAGGTCGTTAACGTCCGCGTCGGAGCCGCCTGAAGTTATAGTGAAGTTGAACCCGATTCTGCCGACGGAGATCGCCTCTCCCTTAACCTCAACCGTGAACCCGCCGAAGGGCTGGTTTGCCAGGTTGACGGCTATGTTTTGGGCGGAAACCGTAGTCGCGGTAGACACAGTAATGGTACCGGTTGTAACGGTAACCTGCGCGGCGTCATACCACGGGTCTTCGGTTGAACTGAACGCGGCGGTGTCATCCGTAGGATCGGTGGCTCCGGTCTGCGGAGGAGTTATGCCGTATCCGTAGTTTTCTCCGATGAGGCCTATGTCGGTCCTCTTGGCGACGTCAAAGTCAACAGTCCTTCCGGAACCGCCAACGATATCGCCCTTAATCGTCATTTCCTTGGAAAATCCTTTGTCAACAAGGATTCCCTTGCCTCCGTTGTCGGTAAATGTGGTCGTGTAATACTTGCCGTCGGACGAAACAACGTTTTCGTAAGCCGTTCCGTCAACGTAGGTCTTTACATTGGCCAAATCGCCCGCGCCAATGGAGCCGGTCTGGTTCCACCTGATGAATTTAAGATAGATTTTTTCAGCCGAGCCCGCGGTTACTTTAATCGAAGAAAAGACATATGCTGTCTCGCCGACTTTCTTGCTCTGGGAAGAGCCGGGGTCCAGAGAACCGCGTTGCAAGGTAACCGAACCGATGGTGAGCGAGGTGTTGACCGTGTGCCCGGTGCCCGAAAGAGGCAGCGCGCCGTCAACAGTCGCGGCCGAAGAGTTAACTTGCTTAAGAGTCAGGTAAGCAACCTGTCCGGAGTTAGAGTTGTCGGAGGTCTGCGCGTTACCGGCAATCGTCATAGTCCGGGTTGCGCCCGCTTTTACGACGAATGGTTCGCTCAAAGTCGTCTGGTGCGAAGAGTTCAGGGTTTTTGCAATTCCAAGCTGACTGCCCGCTTCGTCCAAAAGGACTATTCCGGCGAAAGCGTTGTCGTTTGCCAATCCTGTTCTCTCAACCACCAAAGAGTTAACTGTAATGTCCTGTCCCGCTGGAGCCGTGAACTTAACCACGGTGAATGGGACGCGCGTGGCGTTTATCGGGAATAAGCTTGAGTTTGGATGTGCGCCCGCCTCAACCTTGATTGTTCCCGAAGCCGCCGGCGTGGATGGTGTGGACGGAGTTGAAGGAGTGCTGGGAGCAGCAGCTCCGCCGGCCAGCGAGTTGTACTTGGCTCTTGAAAGAGCTCCGAAGTAACCTGCCGCCGGAGAAACTCCGTTAGCCGCCTGCCATGCAGAAACGGCCGATTGGGTTACAGACCCAAGATATCCTGTAGCGCCGCCAGCAAAAGTGAAGTGACCGGTTGAGGTCAAGTAGTTTTGCAAGCAGGTTACATCATCTCCTCGCGCTCCCATTGTAAGATCGCGAGTGAAGCCGCAAGCTCCTGCTGACGGCGCAGCCGGCGTGCTCGGCAGGCCGCGAAGCGATGAGTTAACATTCGCTCTCGTAGTAGCGTCAACGCCGAAGCTGTCCAAAAGCGACAGGATGGAGCTGATTTGAGCTTCAGTAAGAGCGGCGCTGGCTACCGCCGGCACGAGCATGGCTCCGCCGGAGAGCAAGCCAATTGTGGCCGCACTCACTAAAATTGAAGTCAATTTTGCTTTGTATTTCATAACTAATATTCTTTTAATAATTTCGCCGGCAGGAATATTTTCGACAAAATATCCGCTTGCCGGGTTTTCCGCTGATAATCAATTTATCGACCTTGTTAACTATTCTGAAATTTACAAACTAAACTTTTTATAATTCCGAAACCCATATTCATTTTTCAAGGTTCTCTTTTCCAGAAGTAAGTCGTTTAGCTTCTGGCACCCTGCCGCCAAATCTTAACGTGGTAGCAAGATGCCATAAGCCAAGAAACTCTCCGCCACGGAGCGGGTTTTTTAGCCCTATTTTAACCTAATCCCTTATTGCGGTTTTATTCGTATTCATCCCGCGTAATTTAAGTATAACATAGCCGATAATCACCGATGCAAGCGCCCGTTGTGGATAACCCTTTTTCAGATAAAATACCTCCTCCAGCGCTTCTCTCCATCTTGCTTTATTGCCCCGGAAGCCACAAGCGAAGAAAGCTCCCTCTGCACTGTTTTCTCGCTGATTTGGCCTCCCAGCATTTTAGCCAGTTCGCCTGCGCTTCTGCGCCCATTTTCTCTAAGCTTGGCCAAAAGCAACTCATGTCTGTCCGATACGCGGCTTATTGGCTTACCTATCTGCTTAGAATCAATGCCAGCGATGCTGTCCAATAGATTCCTATAGCTGTCCGATAGAAACACGGCTTCGCGCATGAGTTCTGAATACGCCTTGGTCAGAACCTCAAAATTTGCTTTTGAGATAAACGTGCCCGAGGAAGCAAGCTCCAGCTTCAAAAGCATGCTCTTGGCCATCCTTTCCATTCTGGCAATATCCCCCGCGTCTGCACCCATAATCTCCAGCGCGTTTTCGCGCAAAGCCCATTTTAATGGCTCGGCGTCGGAAAAAAGGTCGGTAGTCCGGTATAACGCTTCGGTTATTTTAAGCGCCTTTTCTTTAAGATTTTCCGACATACCAATAGTTTATCCGCGCGCGATTTCCCGTCAACTTCACAAATACGGAAAAAATGGTGCAATAAAAAAGGGCTGAAAGCCCCATTGCTTGATGTCTTACGGTCTGACACTGAAACTAGTGGTTAAAAGGTGTCTGATTATTAAGCCGCTGATGGCAAACATCGCGACGATAAACGCAATCAGCCAGCCGCTCATTTTTTCTTGGGCTTTTCCGCCCCCATTCTTTGTTAGTTCAGTCATAGTTCACCTCCATCCTCCAATCTAATATAGAAGGCGGGTTTTATCAAATCCGAAATTCTGCTAATATGGCTTCATTATTATTGCGGGGTCGGCTAATGGTAGGCCATGCGGCTCTGAACCGCAGAATCTAGGTTCGAATCCTAGCCCCGCAGCCAATTAAATACGATAAAAACAACAACAAACTTTTGACATTATTTTACCAAATCTGATACACAAAACAAAATCCGGAGTATCCCGGATTTTGTTTGTTGACTACTTTTGTTTCTCTGAACCTGGAGGTGCTTGCGGTTGAGGGGTTTCGGGGGTTTTTTCTTCAGATGTTTCTTCGCTCATCGGAACGTTACAGGTCGGACAATTTCCCGCCTGTTCCGACTCGTGGCCACACTTTGGACATTTGTATTTCATAATCTTATTTCAAACTAATTATGTCTTTTTTGTGCCGCAACTTACGACTATCGCCACGACCTTTTTATGATAGCAGTTTATTTTACTTTAAACAAGATTGGTAAAGTTTGAGATGATCTAAAACGAGACGGGGGAACAAAAACTTCTTCAAAACAGTTTTCCGCGCATATTCTCCCAACATTTTTCTTTTCTCGGGATGAGATAAAAGAAAAACTATTTTTTCAGCCAAGTCCTCGGGGGTTTTCGCCACAAAGCCGTTTTTCCCGTCCCGAATCTGTTTGCGGATACCGGACGCCGTACCGCCGATCACCGGTTTCCGTTTCCACATAGCTTCCGTAACCACCAGGCCGAATCCCTCCTTGATAGAATTTTGAATAATCACATCGGCGGCGTTTTGCGCCATAACGGTAAATTTCAGAACGTCTTTGCCCTTCGCGTTAAAAAATAAAAAAATATCGCGGGATCTGCCGGCGACAGCGGCAATATCTTTGTAAATTGTAGAAGAAGCCGGGTTATCATTTGCCGTATTGAAACCAACCAAAGCCAGCCGAGCTTCGGGATGCGTTTGTTGCACTATACGGAATGCCTGAATGACTCCGAGCGGATTTTTCCAAATATCAAAACGCGAAACTTGTACGATAAGCGGGCAATCTACCGGTATGCCGCCGTGCTTTTTGAGATACAATCGCGCCTCGTTTAGAGCAACGATTTTCTGTTTTGGCGAGAGGGGGTCAATGGCCGGGGTGAAAATTTTCACTTTACGGCGAGGCAAATCGCCGTTGACAAAATCGCGGTTTGAAAAAACAATGCGGCGGTAAGACGCAATGCAGGGAAATAACTTTTTCCAAACGGGTCCGAAGACTGCGGATGTATCAATGTGACTGAAGTATATTTTGTGTTTATTGAGATGTGAACGGCACCCTGCGAGAAGCGGCTGGGGATCGTTGATAACCAAAACGTCGCAATCGATTTTATCAAGTTCTCCGGCGATAAGTTTACTCGTTCGTTCGTACTCTTTCCATTCCTTGCCAGTTATTTTAACTGCCGCTCCTTGCATTGCGTCATGAATCTTATTGGTTACGGAGAAAAAACTATTGCCTATTTTTGGATTAATAACATACCAGTCGCCTTCTATGCCCAAAGCACGCAGATAAGTGATCAAGCTTTGCAAAATCTCGGCCACTCCGCCGCCCTCTGCCGTCGCGTTTATATGCACCACCCTTTTGCCCCGCATATA
Encoded here:
- a CDS encoding peptidoglycan-binding protein, whose product is MKYKAKLTSILVSAATIGLLSGGAMLVPAVASAALTEAQISSILSLLDSFGVDATTRANVNSSLRGLPSTPAAPSAGACGFTRDLTMGARGDDVTCLQNYLTSTGHFTFAGGATGYLGSVTQSAVSAWQAANGVSPAAGYFGALSRAKYNSLAGGAAAPSTPSTPSTPSTPAASGTIKVEAGAHPNSSLFPINATRVPFTVVKFTAPAGQDITVNSLVVERTGLANDNAFAGIVLLDEAGSQLGIAKTLNSSHQTTLSEPFVVKAGATRTMTIAGNAQTSDNSNSGQVAYLTLKQVNSSAATVDGALPLSGTGHTVNTSLTIGSVTLQRGSLDPGSSQSKKVGETAYVFSSIKVTAGSAEKIYLKFIRWNQTGSIGAGDLANVKTYVDGTAYENVVSSDGKYYTTTFTDNGGKGILVDKGFSKEMTIKGDIVGGSGRTVDFDVAKRTDIGLIGENYGYGITPPQTGATDPTDDTAAFSSTEDPWYDAAQVTVTTGTITVSTATTVSAQNIAVNLANQPFGGFTVEVKGEAISVGRIGFNFTITSGGSDADVNDLTNVSLVDQNGAVLAGPVDGTAADSANTSSAGTGSVVFTDTVTFQPGTHTLTLKGKVGTDVANNATIQASTTPSNDWATVKGLVTGNSVTPSPTSAISGNTMTVKTGALTVSVSSVPIAQTIIAGASQFLFANYILDGTGSGEDLRLTNIPILYAFRAGGAATDVTNCKLYDGSTVVTSSVNPTAAGSSTSFTFSGTGLTVSKGTSKTLGLKCDLIGGATGKYAWGIGGADGDDGAHSNDWTGVSGLTSGQTIAQTVTTSIGQEMAASSGGTLAVVLDPNSPAYKIVGAGQTGVELVKIKFSASNEDIDLKQVALMLSSAATNTPIDLVGRQVTLWDGNLQVGTAVFPTIDNATSSAIATGSFRIPKDGARTLTVKGDIAAVSVSGPLTASGDLLIVDYDGANVGLNGNYGTGVASGSTVNGPSGVNGSSAGSSQGVRIMKAYPTVAYQALPNTILQGGTTANQKLYRFAVTANNGDIALYKMTFRMGSSSLGATTSLYSLYAYVDSGFSNTDTNFTSTGLINGGQCFSGLVTTTQGPRDVRIYPDKGLTAGGCNTATTTYIISSGVTRYFELLATVSLVESGTTNNDDVSVQLMGDAAYPTVTNVPAANVAMANAARIDSYDGTAGDANDDFIWSPISTTTNNTRFDQDYTNGYQVTGLPATGATQVNLRSN
- a CDS encoding glycosyltransferase — protein: MKPLFLEKISISKQIRPADFLKYPPAPQKKKLVRQAAYMRGKRVVHINATAEGGGVAEILQSLITYLRALGIEGDWYVINPKIGNSFFSVTNKIHDAMQGAAVKITGKEWKEYERTSKLIAGELDKIDCDVLVINDPQPLLAGCRSHLNKHKIYFSHIDTSAVFGPVWKKLFPCIASYRRIVFSNRDFVNGDLPRRKVKIFTPAIDPLSPKQKIVALNEARLYLKKHGGIPVDCPLIVQVSRFDIWKNPLGVIQAFRIVQQTHPEARLALVGFNTANDNPASSTIYKDIAAVAGRSRDIFLFFNAKGKDVLKFTVMAQNAADVIIQNSIKEGFGLVVTEAMWKRKPVIGGTASGIRKQIRDGKNGFVAKTPEDLAEKIVFLLSHPEKRKMLGEYARKTVLKKFLFPRLVLDHLKLYQSCLK